The Haladaptatus cibarius D43 genome window below encodes:
- a CDS encoding calcium/sodium antiporter: MYAPQFTMGMSADLLLLLGGIVLLYIGAELLVDSASSLALGVGIAPVTIGVTIIAFATTAPELFVSLIGAVSVSGDIGLGNIVGSNIANIGLVLGASALVQPMAVNRDLLWRHGSFMLAAVVLLVVLGSDGVLSAADGALLLAVLAVFTAYILRHTRRGGDEAAVTDEVGDEGAINTRTVGMFVLSVAVLLAGSRLLIMGSVELLRGFGFSDLFIGLTVVAFGTSLPELATSMVSSARDEADLSISNVIGSNIYNILAVIGVLALVVPVNVPVATQNFEFPFLIAFTVGAMALMAHRHHVSRFNGLLLVAGYGAFVFLLFP, from the coding sequence ATGTACGCGCCGCAATTCACGATGGGAATGTCCGCCGACCTGCTGTTACTGCTCGGTGGTATCGTACTCCTCTATATCGGTGCAGAACTGCTCGTGGATAGCGCGTCGTCGCTCGCGCTCGGCGTCGGCATCGCTCCGGTGACTATCGGCGTGACAATCATCGCCTTTGCAACGACCGCGCCGGAACTGTTTGTCAGCCTCATCGGTGCCGTCTCCGTCTCCGGCGACATCGGCCTCGGCAACATCGTCGGGTCGAACATCGCCAATATCGGCCTCGTGTTGGGTGCGTCCGCACTCGTCCAACCGATGGCAGTCAACCGCGACCTGCTGTGGCGACATGGGTCGTTCATGCTCGCCGCCGTCGTCCTCCTCGTCGTTCTGGGAAGCGACGGCGTGCTCAGTGCGGCTGACGGCGCACTTCTGCTCGCCGTCCTCGCCGTCTTCACGGCCTACATCCTTCGGCACACGCGCCGCGGCGGCGACGAGGCTGCCGTCACCGACGAAGTCGGCGACGAAGGAGCAATCAACACGCGCACCGTCGGCATGTTCGTCCTCTCGGTTGCCGTCCTGCTGGCGGGGTCGCGTCTGCTCATCATGGGGAGCGTCGAACTACTCCGTGGATTCGGCTTTTCCGACCTCTTCATCGGCCTCACCGTCGTCGCGTTCGGTACCTCGCTTCCCGAACTCGCCACCTCGATGGTCAGTTCCGCCCGCGACGAAGCGGATTTGAGCATCAGCAACGTTATCGGAAGCAACATCTACAACATCCTCGCGGTTATCGGCGTGCTGGCGCTCGTCGTTCCGGTGAACGTTCCGGTGGCCACGCAGAACTTCGAGTTCCCGTTCCTCATCGCCTTCACGGTCGGCGCGATGGCACTGATGGCACACCGACATCACGTCTCTCGGTTTAACGGTCTACTGTTAGTCGCCGGATACGGCGCGTTCGTCTTCCTCTTGTTTCCCTGA
- a CDS encoding Rieske (2Fe-2S) protein produces MDENRRIAALSELPDDSTFLFTIRNGFDEEEAVLVTQNDDVLAWKNYCQHWTDVRLDKGNGATMRDGELVCGKHGALFEADSGVCSYGPCEDAVLDSVDVTVEDGAVYLTDSDYDFVQQGSSIEYDLSSNRSLGFE; encoded by the coding sequence ATGGACGAGAACCGCCGCATCGCCGCGCTTTCGGAACTCCCCGACGACAGCACCTTCCTATTCACGATTCGGAACGGCTTCGACGAGGAGGAAGCCGTGTTGGTCACGCAGAACGACGACGTGCTTGCATGGAAAAACTACTGCCAACACTGGACGGACGTGCGCCTCGACAAAGGAAACGGGGCGACCATGCGCGACGGCGAACTCGTCTGCGGCAAGCACGGCGCGCTGTTCGAAGCCGATTCCGGCGTCTGTTCTTACGGCCCGTGTGAAGACGCCGTCCTCGATTCGGTTGACGTGACCGTCGAAGATGGTGCAGTGTATCTGACCGACTCCGATTATGATTTCGTTCAGCAGGGGTCTTCTATCGAGTACGATTTGTCCTCGAATCGCTCTCTTGGATTCGAATAG
- a CDS encoding helix-hairpin-helix domain-containing protein, whose product MGLITRLKSLLGLGDERSQTRQRDSGVTIEREPTETREQPDATNEKAVKKTEPDESPESEATPESDTSVSTEDLVDEPTDHIEEAEAESEAESEVDTAAEPAEATGPSAEAGQPAQTEGTEPEPGPEEIEDAEPEDAEPVDETEPAAEPEPETEAGRPLKDVKGIGPAYAERLRNVGVADTAELAVADSKELAEETDLSAKRIEGWIERAKSM is encoded by the coding sequence ATGGGGCTTATCACACGGCTGAAATCGCTGCTCGGTCTTGGCGATGAGCGTTCGCAAACGCGCCAGCGCGACTCCGGCGTGACGATAGAACGCGAACCGACCGAGACGCGAGAGCAACCGGATGCGACGAACGAGAAAGCGGTGAAAAAGACAGAACCCGACGAGTCCCCGGAATCGGAGGCGACCCCGGAATCGGACACGAGCGTCTCGACCGAAGACCTCGTGGACGAACCGACCGACCACATCGAGGAGGCAGAAGCCGAATCGGAAGCCGAGTCGGAGGTGGACACCGCCGCGGAACCGGCCGAGGCCACTGGGCCGTCCGCGGAAGCGGGACAGCCCGCACAAACCGAGGGGACGGAACCCGAACCCGGCCCGGAGGAAATCGAGGACGCGGAACCCGAGGACGCGGAACCCGTCGATGAAACCGAACCGGCGGCGGAACCCGAACCGGAGACTGAGGCTGGCAGACCGCTCAAAGACGTGAAAGGTATCGGCCCGGCGTATGCCGAGCGACTTCGCAATGTGGGCGTGGCCGACACGGCGGAGTTGGCGGTCGCGGACTCCAAGGAACTCGCGGAAGAAACCGACCTCTCGGCGAAGCGAATCGAAGGCTGGATAGAACGTGCGAAATCGATGTGA
- a CDS encoding anthranilate synthase component II has protein sequence MILVIDNYDSFVYNLVQYVGEFADEVVVRRNDAIDIAGIRELDPDGIVVSPGPGTPDDAGVSVPIFAETTYPALGVCLGHQALCAANGAPVVHAPEVVHGKPSTVSHDGQGIFTGLPETFEVGRYHSLAVERGDLPNALVETAQTADDRRTVMGVQHAERPHVGVQFHPESILTDEGKRMIRNFCELCDAVE, from the coding sequence ATGATTCTCGTCATCGACAACTACGACTCGTTCGTCTACAACCTCGTCCAATACGTTGGGGAGTTCGCCGACGAGGTAGTCGTCCGGCGAAACGACGCCATCGACATCGCGGGCATCCGCGAACTCGACCCGGACGGCATCGTCGTCTCGCCCGGCCCCGGAACGCCGGACGACGCGGGGGTTTCGGTTCCTATCTTCGCGGAAACGACCTATCCCGCGCTCGGGGTCTGTCTGGGCCATCAGGCGCTCTGTGCCGCCAACGGGGCGCCCGTGGTTCACGCTCCGGAGGTCGTCCACGGCAAGCCCTCGACGGTGAGCCACGACGGGCAAGGCATTTTCACCGGACTCCCCGAAACGTTCGAAGTCGGGCGCTATCACTCGCTGGCGGTCGAGCGCGGCGACTTGCCGAACGCGCTGGTCGAAACGGCCCAGACCGCGGACGACCGCCGAACCGTGATGGGGGTTCAGCACGCCGAACGCCCGCACGTCGGGGTGCAGTTCCATCCCGAGAGCATCCTCACCGACGAGGGAAAACGGATGATTCGGAACTTCTGCGAGTTGTGTGATGCCGTGGAGTAG
- a CDS encoding shikimate dehydrogenase produces the protein MDVYGLLGNPVGHSLSSPMHESAYDELGLNARYVTFEPERIGAAIEGAQTLGIRGLNVTIPFKEDVLSHVEADSLAERIGAVNTVDFSGSGTPTGHNTDTEGARRAFSRHDVALDGTSAVVVGAGGAARAVAFMLADEGATVRIANRTGTRAESLAENVPGASAHGLDELSDIVPEADVLVNATSVGMEEDVSPVPRETLHPDLAVMDAVYRPLETTLLREAADCGATTIDGAWMLLFQGVAAFEIWTDEPAPVERMDAALRRRL, from the coding sequence ATGGACGTTTACGGACTGCTCGGCAATCCAGTCGGCCACTCTCTGTCGTCGCCGATGCACGAGTCTGCATACGACGAACTCGGGTTGAACGCGCGATATGTAACTTTTGAACCAGAAAGAATCGGGGCAGCAATCGAGGGCGCACAGACGCTCGGTATCCGAGGATTGAACGTCACGATTCCGTTCAAAGAAGACGTTCTTTCCCACGTCGAAGCCGATTCGCTCGCGGAGCGAATCGGCGCGGTGAACACGGTCGATTTCTCCGGCTCCGGTACTCCAACCGGCCACAACACGGACACAGAGGGCGCTCGCCGCGCGTTTTCCCGCCACGACGTGGCACTCGACGGAACATCCGCGGTCGTCGTCGGTGCTGGCGGGGCGGCGCGCGCAGTCGCATTCATGCTGGCGGACGAGGGCGCGACGGTTCGGATTGCAAACCGAACCGGCACGCGCGCCGAATCGCTGGCCGAGAACGTGCCGGGCGCGAGCGCGCACGGATTGGACGAATTGAGCGACATCGTTCCCGAGGCGGATGTGCTGGTCAACGCGACGAGCGTCGGAATGGAGGAGGACGTTTCCCCGGTTCCGCGGGAGACTCTTCACCCCGACCTCGCGGTGATGGACGCGGTGTACCGACCGCTCGAAACCACACTTCTGCGCGAGGCGGCCGACTGCGGGGCCACGACCATCGACGGCGCGTGGATGCTCCTGTTTCAAGGCGTCGCGGCGTTTGAAATATGGACTGACGAACCGGCTCCCGTCGAACGGATGGACGCCGCCTTGCGAAGACGCCTTTAA
- a CDS encoding anthranilate synthase component I family protein codes for MRNRCEKLTVITSRFAYREVARDASRGARIPVEVRIDVDDPFLAYRRARNGSGGFYLATTGGQSGWGYFGVEPTERLQARQDADSLFGGADSEFANESGTSLAALSGVLDDETLLRGDCDVPYPCGLFGWLSYDLVRELETLPGLATDDRTLPQLQFGLYDCVAAWETHGEADESPETTLRVTACPRLGNPDNPDSTYEKAREMACVLAQSAIEGDEAVGDPPTDEQGSFVSSCGKDAFAERVQAVKRYIRDGETFQANISQRLEAPASVHPVEAFDALRRVNPAPYSALIEFPGVDLVSASPELLLSVEDERIVTEPIAGTRTRGDTAAEDAELEADLLGDEKERAEHAMLVDLERNDCGKIAEYGTVEVTDYRRVDKYSEVMHLVSEVAGRRRSGVSLTDAIAALFPGGTITGAPKPRTMEIIDELESTRRGPYTGSIGMLGFDDRATLNIVIRTLVRYRDEYHLRVGAGIVHDSVPELEYEETLAKGKALVKAIDEALGRDDGFSVE; via the coding sequence GTGCGAAATCGATGTGAGAAACTGACGGTCATCACCTCGCGGTTTGCGTACCGCGAGGTGGCCCGCGACGCATCGCGCGGCGCGAGGATTCCCGTCGAAGTTCGTATCGACGTGGACGACCCGTTTCTCGCCTACCGACGCGCGCGGAACGGTTCCGGTGGCTTTTATCTGGCGACGACGGGTGGACAGTCCGGCTGGGGCTACTTCGGCGTCGAACCGACAGAGCGACTGCAAGCGAGACAGGATGCGGACTCGCTATTCGGCGGAGCGGACAGCGAGTTCGCCAATGAGTCGGGAACGAGCCTCGCCGCGCTTTCGGGCGTGCTGGACGACGAAACACTGCTTCGCGGGGACTGCGACGTTCCGTACCCCTGCGGCCTGTTCGGCTGGCTTTCATACGACCTCGTGCGCGAGTTGGAGACGCTTCCGGGACTGGCGACGGACGACCGAACCCTGCCGCAACTCCAGTTCGGACTGTACGACTGCGTTGCGGCGTGGGAAACGCACGGCGAAGCGGACGAGAGTCCGGAAACGACCCTCCGAGTGACGGCCTGTCCACGACTCGGGAACCCTGATAATCCAGATTCGACCTACGAAAAAGCTCGGGAAATGGCGTGTGTCCTCGCCCAATCTGCAATCGAGGGCGACGAAGCGGTTGGCGACCCGCCCACCGACGAACAGGGGTCGTTCGTCAGCAGTTGTGGCAAGGACGCCTTCGCGGAGCGCGTGCAGGCCGTCAAGCGGTACATCCGCGACGGCGAGACGTTTCAGGCGAACATCTCCCAGCGACTCGAAGCGCCCGCGAGCGTGCATCCCGTCGAAGCCTTCGACGCGCTTCGGCGCGTGAATCCAGCGCCCTACTCCGCGCTCATCGAATTTCCGGGCGTCGATTTGGTCAGCGCCAGTCCGGAACTCCTGCTCTCCGTTGAGGACGAACGAATCGTCACGGAACCCATCGCAGGAACTCGAACGCGGGGAGACACTGCGGCGGAGGACGCGGAACTCGAAGCCGACCTCCTCGGCGACGAGAAAGAACGCGCAGAACACGCGATGCTCGTGGATTTGGAGCGAAACGACTGCGGGAAAATCGCCGAGTACGGAACTGTCGAGGTGACGGATTACCGCCGGGTCGATAAGTACTCCGAGGTGATGCACCTCGTTTCGGAGGTCGCCGGGCGGCGGCGGTCGGGGGTGAGTCTGACGGACGCAATCGCGGCGCTGTTCCCCGGCGGGACGATTACTGGCGCGCCAAAACCCCGGACGATGGAAATCATCGACGAACTGGAATCGACTCGAAGAGGGCCATATACGGGAAGTATCGGCATGCTCGGCTTCGACGACCGGGCGACCTTGAACATCGTCATCCGGACGCTGGTTCGGTATCGGGACGAGTATCACCTGCGCGTCGGGGCCGGAATCGTCCACGACTCCGTGCCAGAACTGGAGTACGAGGAAACGCTAGCGAAGGGGAAGGCGCTCGTGAAGGCGATTGACGAGGCTTTAGGTCGTGACGATGGGTTTTCCGTGGAGTAG
- a CDS encoding aminotransferase class IV, whose translation MQYHVNGRLVPAEEATVSVRDRGFMYGDAGFETLRAYGGTIFEWEAHVNRLRRTCEALSIDHGIGDDELQARIHETLDANDVRDAYVKCSITRGVQPGKLTPAPADNPTVVIIVSELPRGGKRGTSVWDGSATAEIVETRRVPDQALPAHAKTHNYLNGVLARLETEADEALMLDSDGNLTEGATSNLFFVREGVLHTPSLSGPVLPGITRKVVLELAEEVGIPTRTGCYRPDDLRRADEAFLTNTTWEVRPVGSLGGEEFAVGSVTRELAAAFDALVESRHY comes from the coding sequence ATGCAGTACCACGTCAACGGCCGTCTCGTTCCCGCGGAGGAAGCGACGGTCAGCGTCCGCGATAGGGGTTTCATGTACGGCGACGCCGGGTTCGAAACCCTGCGCGCCTACGGCGGCACGATTTTCGAGTGGGAGGCCCACGTAAATCGCCTCCGGAGAACCTGCGAGGCGCTTTCCATCGACCACGGAATCGGCGACGACGAACTCCAAGCGCGAATCCACGAGACGCTGGACGCGAACGACGTGCGGGACGCCTACGTCAAATGCTCGATTACGCGGGGTGTTCAACCCGGGAAACTGACGCCCGCCCCGGCGGACAATCCGACAGTCGTCATCATCGTCTCCGAACTTCCGCGTGGGGGAAAACGCGGAACCTCAGTCTGGGACGGTTCGGCCACCGCCGAAATCGTGGAAACCCGGCGCGTTCCCGACCAAGCACTGCCCGCGCACGCGAAGACGCACAACTACCTGAACGGGGTTCTGGCCCGCCTCGAAACCGAGGCTGACGAGGCGCTCATGCTCGATTCGGATGGGAACCTCACCGAGGGCGCGACGAGCAACCTGTTTTTCGTCCGCGAGGGCGTGCTCCACACGCCCTCGCTTTCCGGGCCGGTTCTGCCCGGAATCACCCGAAAGGTCGTCCTCGAACTGGCCGAGGAGGTGGGGATTCCGACCCGAACCGGTTGCTATCGCCCGGACGACCTCCGGCGCGCCGACGAGGCGTTTCTGACGAACACGACGTGGGAAGTTCGCCCAGTCGGTTCTCTCGGTGGGGAGGAATTTGCAGTCGGTTCCGTTACCCGCGAACTCGCGGCGGCCTTCGACGCGCTGGTGGAATCGCGCCACTACTGA